Proteins co-encoded in one Ruegeria sp. HKCCD4315 genomic window:
- a CDS encoding ferredoxin, with protein sequence MSNLAQPSSDQNAVSYDHIIESAHREGLIVMGALHPRKTDAKQLDTGTLVLLGAGGDFWRALKASPEWGAPDPVDRWSTRVIGGMAQKLGAEVYFPFGGPPYAPFIDWALKSGRTFSSPVGALVHDTVGMMISYRGALHFTDEFDIPNTTGQSPCTTCDAPCTRACPVGALNAQEFYEVSACHSHLDTSQGQTCMTGGCLARLACPLSAGAARTSEQSAHHMRSFHPS encoded by the coding sequence ATGTCCAACCTTGCGCAGCCTTCCTCTGACCAAAATGCAGTATCCTATGACCACATCATTGAATCGGCTCATCGTGAGGGGCTGATTGTTATGGGGGCTCTGCATCCCCGTAAGACAGACGCCAAACAGCTTGATACAGGCACGCTGGTCCTTTTGGGGGCCGGAGGGGACTTTTGGCGAGCCTTGAAGGCATCCCCCGAGTGGGGTGCCCCGGACCCGGTTGACCGTTGGTCGACCAGAGTGATTGGTGGGATGGCCCAGAAACTTGGTGCCGAAGTCTATTTCCCTTTTGGCGGGCCGCCCTATGCCCCTTTCATCGACTGGGCCCTGAAATCGGGGCGGACCTTCAGCAGCCCGGTGGGTGCATTAGTGCACGATACCGTTGGCATGATGATCTCATATCGCGGTGCACTGCATTTTACCGACGAATTCGACATCCCGAACACAACCGGGCAATCCCCTTGCACCACTTGCGACGCGCCCTGTACGCGAGCCTGCCCCGTCGGAGCCCTGAACGCGCAAGAGTTCTATGAGGTTTCGGCCTGCCACAGCCATTTGGACACGTCCCAAGGGCAGACCTGCATGACCGGCGGATGTCTTGCCCGGCTTGCCTGCCCTCTTAGCGCAGGCGCGGCGCGCACATCAGAACAATCCGCCCATCACATGAGGTCTTTCCACCCGTCATGA
- a CDS encoding histidine phosphatase family protein, translated as MTRTLILTRHAKSSWDNPMLDDHARPLNKRGRKSAPAIAKWLRVHGWAPDEVLSSTSARTRETWDRMGMTAEHVRFQDALYLASPDQMLRQLFDAKGQTVLMLGHNPGIAQFAQQLVQDAPKHPRFLDYPTCATTVIEFDVDSWAELQRHSGTVLGFVIPRELPE; from the coding sequence ATGACCCGCACATTGATCCTGACACGCCACGCCAAATCCAGTTGGGACAACCCGATGCTGGACGACCACGCGCGTCCACTGAACAAGCGCGGGCGCAAGTCGGCCCCCGCAATTGCCAAATGGCTGCGCGTTCATGGATGGGCGCCGGACGAAGTACTGAGTTCAACCTCGGCCCGAACTCGTGAAACCTGGGACAGGATGGGCATGACAGCTGAGCATGTCCGCTTTCAGGATGCGCTTTATCTGGCGAGTCCCGACCAGATGTTACGCCAGCTGTTTGATGCGAAGGGTCAAACCGTTTTGATGCTGGGACACAATCCGGGGATTGCCCAGTTCGCGCAGCAATTGGTTCAGGATGCCCCGAAACATCCGCGGTTTCTGGATTATCCAACCTGCGCGACAACCGTCATAGAATTTGACGTTGACAGTTGGGCCGAACTTCAAAGGCACAGCGGGACGGTTCTTGGCTTCGTCATTCCGCGCGAATTGCCGGAATAG
- a CDS encoding amino acid ABC transporter ATP-binding protein, with the protein MSELAIDREIDRSKMQVSDEVAIEINGMNKWYGSFHVLRDINLTVNQGERIVIAGPSGSGKSTLIRCLNALEEHQQGKIVVDGIELSNDLKNIDKIRSEVGMVFQHFNLFPHLTILENCTLAPIWVRKTPKKEAEERAMHFLEKVKIPDQALKYPGQLSGGQQQRVAIARSLCMMPRIMLFDEPTSALDPEMIKEVLDTMIELAEEGMTMLCVTHEMGFARQVANRVIFMDAGQIVEQNEPEEFFNNPQSERTKLFLSQILGH; encoded by the coding sequence ATGTCTGAACTTGCAATTGACCGCGAAATCGACCGCTCCAAAATGCAGGTGAGCGACGAGGTCGCCATCGAAATCAACGGCATGAATAAGTGGTACGGCTCGTTCCACGTGCTGCGCGACATCAATCTGACCGTCAATCAGGGCGAGCGGATTGTTATCGCGGGCCCGTCGGGTTCGGGTAAATCCACGCTGATCCGCTGCCTGAACGCGCTGGAAGAACACCAGCAGGGCAAGATCGTCGTGGACGGGATCGAGCTGTCGAATGACCTGAAAAACATCGACAAGATCCGGTCTGAGGTTGGCATGGTGTTTCAGCACTTCAACCTGTTCCCGCATCTGACCATTCTGGAAAACTGCACGCTGGCCCCGATCTGGGTGCGCAAGACGCCCAAGAAAGAGGCTGAAGAGCGCGCGATGCACTTCCTTGAGAAGGTGAAGATCCCCGATCAGGCTTTGAAGTACCCCGGTCAGTTGTCCGGTGGTCAGCAGCAGCGTGTGGCGATTGCCCGTTCGCTGTGCATGATGCCGCGGATCATGTTGTTCGACGAACCGACATCGGCGCTGGACCCCGAGATGATCAAAGAGGTGCTCGACACCATGATCGAACTGGCCGAAGAAGGCATGACCATGCTGTGTGTGACCCACGAGATGGGATTTGCCCGTCAGGTCGCCAACCGCGTGATCTTTATGGATGCCGGCCAGATCGTGGAACAGAACGAACCGGAAGAGTTCTTCAACAACCCACAGAGCGAACGGACCAAGCTGTTCCTCAGCCAGATTCTGGGTCACTAA
- a CDS encoding amino acid ABC transporter permease — MSDQTTNPIAFVAEGTIPPSPPPANEVGVVKWLRENLFSGVTNTILTVLSLVLIYILLKNTLPWILNGVWNANSLAECREILDGKTGACFAVLTERWPQLIYGFKYPAEAYWRPNLAFVLMLVALAPVLFFDLPRKMLLFTAVYPFVAFWLIWGGTILVPLVALVGFIAAGAVFQKLGNNSFAAGFFGAIVTALVIWNVGGALIPEDASENAWLIAVPSRDLGGFMLNMMLGVTCVSLSVPLGIALALGRQSNMPLIKWVCVIFIEFIRGVPLITLLFVASVMLAYFFPPDSTVDLFLRVVIMITMFSAAYIAEVIRGGLAALPRGQYEAADSLGLDYPQAMRLIILPQALKISIPGIVNVAVGLFKDTTLVSVISMFDLVGMIRGPILASTEWNGVYWELLGFAALLFFVVCYGISQYSQWLERRLATDHR, encoded by the coding sequence ATGAGTGATCAAACAACAAACCCGATCGCCTTTGTGGCCGAAGGCACTATCCCGCCTTCACCGCCACCGGCAAATGAAGTCGGAGTGGTCAAATGGCTGCGCGAGAACCTCTTCTCGGGCGTGACAAACACCATCCTGACGGTGTTGTCGTTGGTGCTGATCTACATTCTGTTGAAAAACACGTTGCCGTGGATTTTGAACGGGGTGTGGAATGCCAACTCTTTGGCGGAATGTCGTGAAATCCTGGACGGCAAGACCGGTGCCTGTTTCGCGGTTCTGACGGAACGCTGGCCTCAGCTGATCTATGGCTTCAAATACCCTGCCGAAGCTTATTGGAGACCGAACCTGGCTTTTGTGCTGATGCTGGTCGCCCTTGCTCCGGTGTTGTTCTTTGACTTGCCACGCAAGATGCTGCTGTTCACTGCGGTCTATCCGTTTGTGGCCTTCTGGCTGATTTGGGGGGGCACGATCTTGGTTCCTCTGGTGGCACTGGTAGGTTTCATCGCTGCGGGTGCTGTGTTCCAGAAGCTGGGCAACAACAGCTTCGCTGCCGGGTTCTTTGGCGCCATCGTGACTGCGCTGGTCATTTGGAACGTCGGCGGAGCACTGATCCCCGAAGACGCATCCGAGAATGCATGGCTCATAGCGGTCCCCAGCCGTGATCTGGGTGGCTTCATGCTGAACATGATGCTGGGCGTGACCTGTGTGTCTCTGTCCGTGCCGCTGGGCATCGCGCTGGCCTTGGGTCGTCAGTCGAACATGCCGCTGATCAAATGGGTCTGCGTTATCTTCATCGAATTCATCCGTGGCGTGCCTTTGATCACGCTGCTGTTTGTGGCTTCGGTGATGCTGGCGTATTTCTTCCCGCCTGACAGCACAGTCGACCTGTTCCTGCGTGTTGTGATCATGATCACCATGTTCTCAGCCGCCTATATCGCCGAGGTGATCCGCGGCGGTCTGGCAGCGCTTCCGCGTGGACAATACGAAGCAGCAGACAGTCTGGGTCTGGATTACCCGCAGGCGATGCGGCTGATCATCCTACCGCAGGCTCTGAAGATCTCGATCCCCGGGATCGTGAACGTGGCCGTGGGCCTGTTCAAGGACACCACACTGGTATCGGTCATCTCGATGTTCGATCTGGTGGGCATGATCCGGGGTCCCATCCTGGCGTCGACCGAATGGAACGGCGTCTATTGGGAGCTTCTGGGCTTTGCCGCGCTTCTGTTCTTCGTCGTCTGTTACGGCATCTCTCAATATTCTCAGTGGCTCGAGCGTCGCCTTGCCACAGATCATCGTTAA